From a single Azospirillum fermentarium genomic region:
- a CDS encoding lysophospholipid acyltransferase family protein — MILLRSLLFNVAFYGWTAIICIVLLVTLPFPRPVLMRFIRGYLRSVAWLERVLAGLDYEVRGIENIPAHGSYIVAAKHQSAWETMKLHALFGDPAVVLKRELMTIPLWGRLAAKAEMIPVDRGAGGRALASMIKNAIPVMEQERPIVIFPQGTRTAPGAYKSYRVGVGILYERLELPLLPVALNSGLYWGRNSFIKRPGRIVVEILPPILPGLDRNTVMRELETRLEEATDRLVVAAGGPPTLRPSAEAKATAPAAG, encoded by the coding sequence ATGATCCTGCTCCGCTCCCTCCTCTTCAACGTCGCCTTCTATGGGTGGACGGCCATCATCTGCATCGTGCTGCTCGTGACCCTGCCGTTTCCGCGGCCGGTGCTGATGCGGTTCATCCGCGGCTATCTGCGGTCGGTGGCGTGGCTGGAACGGGTGCTGGCCGGGCTGGATTACGAGGTGCGCGGGATCGAGAACATCCCCGCCCACGGCTCCTACATCGTCGCCGCCAAGCATCAGTCGGCGTGGGAGACCATGAAGCTCCACGCCCTGTTCGGCGATCCGGCGGTGGTGCTCAAACGGGAATTGATGACCATCCCCCTGTGGGGCCGGCTGGCCGCCAAGGCGGAGATGATCCCCGTGGACCGCGGCGCCGGGGGCCGGGCGCTGGCCTCCATGATCAAGAACGCGATTCCGGTGATGGAGCAGGAACGGCCCATCGTGATCTTCCCCCAGGGCACGCGGACCGCACCCGGCGCCTACAAATCCTACCGCGTCGGCGTGGGCATCCTGTACGAGCGGCTGGAGCTTCCCCTGCTGCCGGTGGCGCTGAATTCCGGCCTGTACTGGGGCCGCAACAGCTTCATCAAGCGGCCCGGCCGGATCGTGGTGGAGATCCTGCCCCCGATCCTGCCCGGTCTGGACCGCAACACCGTGATGCGGGAACTGGAAACCCGGCTGGAGGAGGCCACCGACCGTCTGGTGGTGGCCGCCGGCGGCCCGCCCACGCTGCGGCCCTCCGCAGAAGCGAAGGCCACGGCTCCCGCCGCCGGGTGA
- a CDS encoding YdcF family protein: MIRPRHRSNRLGRALALMLLTMLLAGAGWAGGLLWFVADVPRTAPSPESYAALERTDAVVVLTGGSGRLKTGLDLLNAGAAHKLFVSGVYDGVEVQELLRMARQAPGEVECCIVLGYSADNTIGNAYETAGWMEEQGYHSLRLVTGNYHMRRSLLEFHNAMPGARIVPHPVIPENVRLDEWWMRRGTASLLVNEYVKYLLATVRYWLEESLES; the protein is encoded by the coding sequence GTGATTCGCCCCCGTCACCGTTCCAACCGGCTGGGCCGGGCGCTGGCCCTGATGCTGCTGACCATGCTGCTGGCGGGGGCCGGCTGGGCCGGCGGGCTGCTGTGGTTCGTCGCCGACGTGCCCCGCACGGCCCCCTCCCCCGAGAGTTATGCCGCGCTGGAGCGCACCGACGCGGTGGTGGTGCTGACCGGCGGGTCCGGACGGCTGAAGACCGGGCTGGACCTGCTGAACGCCGGGGCGGCGCACAAGCTGTTCGTGTCCGGCGTCTATGACGGGGTGGAGGTGCAGGAGTTGCTGCGCATGGCCCGCCAGGCACCGGGGGAGGTGGAATGCTGCATCGTTCTGGGCTATTCCGCCGACAACACCATCGGCAACGCCTATGAGACCGCCGGGTGGATGGAGGAACAGGGCTATCACAGCCTGCGCCTTGTCACCGGCAACTATCACATGCGGCGCAGCCTGCTGGAATTCCACAACGCCATGCCCGGTGCGCGCATCGTTCCCCACCCGGTGATCCCGGAGAACGTGCGGCTCGACGAGTGGTGGATGCGCCGCGGGACCGCCAGCCTGTTGGTTAACGAATATGTGAAATACCTGCTGGCGACCGTGCGCTATTGGCTTGAGGAATCCCTCGAATCCTGA
- a CDS encoding cell division protein FtsX: protein MRLKRRAARSGYDLPLATDPTGRFLAWIMALMVYLGALSLAGALLVSDLAGRWDSGLAGGLTVQIMPTASNAGTDPRPAAALAFLRAYPGVQAAEALTPEQAARLVEPWLGAETAGTSLLPLPTLIDVRTAPGTDVADLTRRLKAVVPAATVDDHGAWLADMRRLARSLQGAALAVVGLVSLAGVMTVVFAVRSGLAIHRQVVQMLHLMGATDRYVSQQFETHVLRLAARGGATGLGAAVLTLALFGWASGGLRATLMPDVTLAAWEWAALAVLPLVLCLLAVVTARRTVLRTLEDLP from the coding sequence ATGAGGCTGAAACGGCGCGCGGCGCGCAGCGGCTACGACCTTCCCCTGGCAACCGACCCCACCGGGCGGTTCCTGGCGTGGATCATGGCGCTGATGGTCTATCTGGGCGCGCTGTCGCTGGCGGGGGCGCTGCTGGTGTCGGACCTGGCCGGGCGCTGGGACAGCGGGCTGGCCGGCGGGCTGACCGTGCAGATCATGCCCACGGCGTCGAACGCCGGCACCGATCCCCGCCCGGCGGCGGCCCTGGCCTTCCTGCGGGCCTATCCCGGCGTGCAGGCCGCCGAGGCGCTGACGCCGGAACAGGCGGCCCGGCTGGTGGAACCCTGGCTGGGGGCGGAGACCGCGGGCACCTCCCTCCTTCCCCTCCCCACCCTGATCGACGTGAGGACCGCACCCGGCACCGACGTGGCCGATCTGACCCGCCGGCTGAAGGCGGTGGTCCCGGCGGCCACCGTGGACGATCACGGGGCGTGGCTGGCCGACATGCGCCGGCTGGCCCGCTCGCTCCAGGGGGCCGCACTGGCGGTGGTGGGTCTGGTGTCGCTGGCCGGCGTGATGACCGTGGTGTTCGCCGTGCGCTCGGGCCTGGCCATCCATCGTCAGGTGGTGCAGATGCTGCACCTGATGGGCGCCACCGACCGCTATGTGTCGCAGCAGTTCGAAACCCATGTGCTGCGTCTGGCCGCCCGCGGCGGGGCCACCGGGCTGGGGGCGGCGGTGCTGACGCTGGCCCTGTTCGGCTGGGCGTCGGGTGGGCTGCGCGCCACGCTGATGCCCGATGTCACGCTGGCCGCCTGGGAATGGGCGGCGCTGGCGGTGCTGCCGCTGGTGCTGTGCCTGCTGGCGGTGGTCACCGCCCGGCGGACGGTTCTGCGCACGCTGGAGGATCTGCCGTGA
- the ftsE gene encoding cell division ATP-binding protein FtsE gives MIRFDNVGLRYGSGPEILQDVSFALLPGSFHFLTGASGAGKSSLLKLIYMAHRPTRGQITLFDRALARLTRDDLPELRRRIGVVFQDFQLLPHLSALDNVALPLRLAGVSEGAVKTQCAELLHWVGLGNHLDSPPSTLSGGQQQRVAIARAVINRPRLLLADEPTGNVDDGIGMRLLYLFEEMHKLGTTVIIATHNETLIQRFDHPCLHLENGRLTAMPRAFARRM, from the coding sequence GTGATCCGTTTCGACAATGTTGGCCTGCGGTACGGCTCGGGGCCGGAGATCCTGCAGGATGTGTCCTTCGCCCTGCTGCCCGGCTCGTTCCATTTCCTGACCGGCGCCAGCGGCGCCGGCAAATCGTCCCTGCTCAAGCTCATCTATATGGCGCACCGGCCGACCCGCGGCCAGATCACCCTGTTCGACCGGGCGCTCGCCCGGCTGACCCGCGACGACCTGCCCGAGTTGCGGCGGCGCATCGGCGTGGTGTTCCAGGATTTCCAGCTTCTGCCCCACCTGTCGGCGCTGGACAACGTGGCCCTGCCCCTGCGGCTGGCCGGCGTCTCGGAAGGGGCGGTGAAGACCCAGTGCGCCGAGCTTCTGCACTGGGTCGGCCTGGGCAACCATCTGGACTCGCCCCCCAGCACCCTGTCGGGCGGACAGCAGCAGCGGGTCGCCATCGCGCGCGCCGTCATCAACCGTCCGCGCCTGCTGCTGGCCGACGAACCCACCGGCAACGTGGACGACGGCATCGGCATGCGGCTCTTGTACCTGTTCGAAGAGATGCACAAGCTGGGCACCACGGTTATCATCGCCACTCACAATGAAACGTTGATCCAGCGTTTCGATCACCCGTGCCTGCATCTGGAAAACGGGCGGCTCACGGCCATGCCGCGGGCCTTCGCCCGCCGGATGTGA
- a CDS encoding zinc-ribbon domain-containing protein, which yields MILTCPKCSKRYTVSDAAVGTAGRKVRCAGCGHVWFQTPEAPPAPEPPPLFHDDDDEPFGRRPVIPSDMEDEPDFAPPPRLKKPAKPRRPRRPMSKGAMAAWAALVLAVAGIGAGAVLARDAVVTAWPKMAVLYDTVGLPLEPPGAGLELQNVRSQQHMENGALVLVVEGQVVNASTEQRKVPKLRAVSLNAEQHPVKAWSLDASAVTLLPGEIATFQSTQHNPGAVAQVLVTFAGGGGPLADVPEDRPAAEKPHAPEPAKHEPKHETKPAPAAASGGHAPAKH from the coding sequence ATGATCCTCACCTGCCCCAAATGCTCCAAGCGCTATACGGTGAGCGACGCCGCGGTCGGTACGGCGGGGCGCAAGGTGCGGTGCGCCGGGTGCGGCCACGTCTGGTTCCAGACGCCCGAGGCCCCGCCGGCCCCGGAACCGCCGCCCCTCTTCCACGACGATGACGACGAGCCCTTTGGCCGCCGCCCCGTCATCCCGTCCGATATGGAGGACGAGCCGGATTTCGCCCCGCCGCCGCGGCTTAAGAAACCGGCCAAGCCCCGCCGCCCGCGCCGGCCCATGAGCAAGGGGGCCATGGCCGCCTGGGCCGCTCTGGTCCTGGCCGTGGCGGGAATCGGTGCCGGTGCGGTGCTGGCCCGCGATGCGGTGGTGACGGCATGGCCGAAGATGGCGGTGCTGTACGATACGGTCGGCCTGCCGCTGGAGCCGCCGGGGGCGGGGCTGGAGCTGCAGAACGTGCGCTCGCAGCAGCACATGGAAAACGGCGCCCTGGTGCTGGTGGTGGAAGGGCAGGTGGTCAACGCCTCCACCGAACAGCGCAAGGTGCCCAAGCTGCGGGCGGTGTCGCTGAACGCCGAGCAGCACCCGGTCAAGGCGTGGAGCCTCGATGCCTCCGCCGTCACCCTGTTGCCGGGGGAAATCGCCACCTTCCAATCGACCCAGCACAATCCGGGTGCGGTGGCGCAAGTTCTGGTGACCTTCGCCGGTGGCGGCGGCCCGCTGGCCGACGTGCCGGAAGACAGGCCGGCGGCGGAAAAGCCCCATGCCCCCGAACCCGCCAAGCACGAGCCCAAACACGAGACCAAGCCGGCCCCGGCGGCGGCCAGCGGCGGGCACGCCCCGGCCAAGCATTGA
- a CDS encoding HesB/IscA family protein, producing MSTPALTLTDAAAGRIRELMDKASDGMIGLRIAVKARGCSGLSYDIQYASEKLKFDEVVEDKGVTVLIDPAAVMFLIGSTMDYQDDKFHTGFTFTNPNEKGRCGCGESFHV from the coding sequence ATGAGCACCCCTGCCCTGACCCTGACCGACGCCGCCGCCGGCCGCATCCGCGAATTGATGGACAAGGCGTCGGACGGCATGATCGGCCTGCGCATCGCCGTGAAGGCCCGCGGCTGCTCCGGCCTCAGCTACGACATCCAGTATGCCTCGGAAAAGCTCAAATTCGACGAGGTGGTGGAGGACAAGGGCGTCACCGTCCTGATCGACCCCGCCGCGGTGATGTTCCTGATCGGCAGCACCATGGATTACCAGGACGACAAGTTCCACACCGGCTTCACCTTCACCAACCCCAACGAAAAGGGCCGGTGCGGGTGTGGCGAGAGCTTCCATGTGTGA
- a CDS encoding iron-sulfur cluster assembly protein, translated as MTTPDTVSPPGDAPSGDAPATGTDIAVAGSPPPTPETAQLMERILEALKTCYDPEIPVDIWELGLIYRVDVTGDGVAEVDMTLTSPMCPVAGELPIQVQNAVLTVEGINDCKVELVWEPPWNPEMMSEVAKIQLDMF; from the coding sequence ATGACGACCCCCGACACCGTTTCCCCGCCCGGCGATGCCCCCTCCGGTGATGCTCCGGCCACCGGCACCGACATCGCCGTGGCCGGCAGCCCGCCGCCGACGCCCGAAACCGCCCAGTTGATGGAACGGATTCTGGAGGCGCTGAAGACCTGCTACGACCCGGAAATCCCGGTGGACATCTGGGAACTGGGCCTGATCTACCGCGTCGATGTGACCGGCGACGGGGTGGCGGAGGTTGACATGACCCTGACCAGCCCCATGTGTCCGGTGGCCGGCGAACTGCCCATCCAGGTGCAGAACGCCGTGCTGACGGTGGAAGGCATCAACGACTGCAAGGTCGAGCTGGTGTGGGAACCGCCATGGAACCCGGAAATGATGTCCGAGGTGGCCAAGATCCAACTGGATATGTTCTGA
- the sufU gene encoding Fe-S cluster assembly sulfur transfer protein SufU: protein MMDELRELYQEVILDHGKNPRNLRHPPDANREARGENPMCGDKFTVYVTLNGDGVIEDCAFEGRGCAISTASASMMTEVVKGKTEQEAHALFETFHDLCTKDEHEHCDHGPVDEEAMEKLMVLSGVRQFPVRVKCATLAWHAMQAAIDGQGKASSE from the coding sequence ATGATGGACGAACTGCGCGAACTGTACCAGGAAGTCATCCTGGATCACGGCAAGAACCCCCGCAACCTGCGCCACCCCCCCGACGCCAACCGTGAAGCCCGCGGGGAAAACCCCATGTGCGGCGACAAGTTCACGGTGTACGTAACGCTGAACGGCGACGGCGTGATCGAGGATTGCGCGTTCGAGGGGCGGGGCTGCGCCATCTCCACCGCGTCGGCCTCCATGATGACCGAGGTGGTCAAGGGCAAGACCGAGCAGGAGGCCCACGCCCTGTTCGAGACCTTCCACGACCTGTGCACCAAGGACGAGCACGAACATTGCGACCACGGCCCGGTGGACGAGGAAGCCATGGAAAAGCTGATGGTCCTGTCGGGCGTGCGCCAGTTCCCCGTACGGGTCAAGTGCGCCACCCTGGCCTGGCACGCCATGCAGGCGGCCATCGACGGCCAGGGCAAGGCGTCGAGCGAGTGA
- a CDS encoding cysteine desulfurase, which translates to MMDQITPTLDAPAYDVERVRADFPILSRTVHDRKGKPGKPLVYLDSGASAQKPHAVIDAMTTFMEQDYANIHRGVHLLSQRATDAFENVRTKVARFLNAPSRDGIVFTRNATEAINLVAASYGQRLGPGDAIVLSVMEHHANIVPWQLLQMQRGVEIKVVPVDADGVLDLDAYRRLLGPTVKLVAMTHCSNVLGTVNPVKEIARLAHEHGIPVLFDGSQAVVHGPVDVADIDADFYVFTAHKLYGPTGLGVLWGKPEILKTMPPYQGGGDMIQSVSFKGTTFKEAPARFEPGTPPIVEAIGLGAAIDYVEKLGRAAIAAHEHDLLSYATQKLAAIDGLRIIGTAPGKAGIISFVIDGIHPHDIGTVVDQYGVALRVGQHCAEPLMEHFGVGSTARASFGLYNTRAEVDVLAESVLAVKEFFGS; encoded by the coding sequence ATGATGGACCAGATTACTCCGACCCTCGACGCCCCGGCCTATGATGTGGAGCGGGTGCGGGCCGATTTCCCCATCCTGTCCCGCACCGTCCACGACCGGAAGGGCAAGCCCGGCAAGCCGCTGGTCTATCTGGACAGCGGCGCCAGCGCCCAGAAGCCGCACGCCGTCATCGACGCCATGACGACTTTCATGGAGCAGGACTACGCCAACATCCACCGCGGCGTTCACCTGCTCTCCCAGCGGGCGACCGACGCGTTTGAAAACGTGCGCACCAAGGTGGCGCGCTTCCTCAACGCGCCGTCGCGCGACGGCATCGTCTTCACCCGCAACGCCACGGAAGCCATCAATCTGGTGGCGGCCAGCTACGGCCAGCGCCTGGGGCCGGGGGACGCGATCGTCCTGTCGGTGATGGAACACCACGCCAACATCGTGCCGTGGCAGCTTCTCCAGATGCAGCGCGGCGTGGAGATCAAGGTGGTTCCGGTGGACGCCGACGGCGTGCTGGACCTGGACGCCTACCGCCGCCTGCTGGGGCCGACGGTCAAGCTGGTGGCGATGACCCACTGTTCCAACGTGCTGGGCACCGTCAACCCGGTGAAGGAGATCGCCCGGCTGGCCCACGAGCACGGCATCCCCGTGCTGTTCGACGGGTCGCAGGCGGTGGTCCACGGCCCGGTGGACGTGGCCGACATCGACGCCGACTTCTACGTCTTCACCGCCCACAAACTCTACGGCCCCACCGGGCTGGGGGTGCTGTGGGGCAAGCCCGAGATCCTGAAGACCATGCCCCCCTACCAGGGCGGCGGCGACATGATCCAGTCGGTCAGCTTCAAGGGCACCACCTTCAAGGAGGCCCCGGCCCGCTTCGAACCCGGCACCCCGCCGATCGTGGAGGCCATCGGGCTGGGTGCGGCCATCGACTATGTGGAAAAGCTGGGCCGCGCCGCCATCGCCGCCCATGAACACGATCTGCTGAGCTATGCCACGCAGAAGCTGGCGGCCATCGACGGCCTGCGCATCATCGGCACGGCACCGGGCAAGGCCGGCATCATTTCGTTCGTCATCGACGGCATCCACCCCCACGACATCGGCACGGTGGTGGATCAGTACGGGGTGGCGCTGCGGGTCGGGCAGCATTGCGCCGAACCGCTGATGGAGCATTTCGGCGTCGGCTCCACGGCGCGCGCCTCCTTCGGGCTTTACAACACCCGCGCGGAGGTGGACGTTCTGGCCGAATCGGTCCTGGCGGTGAAGGAGTTTTTCGGGTCATGA
- the sufD gene encoding Fe-S cluster assembly protein SufD has protein sequence MTTVTETPSPYLALIDRAKDGLPGAALSWVRDLRAQGRERFAADGLPTVKKEAWKYTNLRALEKIAFDPAGDGAAAHFDVLPTIRAAGETGPRLVFVDGRLRADLSSLDGLPAGVTLAGLAAGLSADDDLLADHLGKLAPLDQAPLAALNTAFLADGAVLRVGRGVTVEPVIELVFVTLGDEARPTAFNPRTLIVVETNAKATVVEHHVGLGTGTTLANHVTEVFVADGATLGHYKAQREAMGAYHIATTAARVGRDASYVNFILTTGAKLSRNEVWTELAGTGATCHVSGGYLVRGDQHCDTTTVIDHAAPHGTSREVYKGAIDGRARAVFQGKIIVRPGAQKTDGHQLNRALLLSDAAEIDAKPELEIYADDVKCSHGATAGELDDTALFYLRARGIDRDTARALLTAAFVAEAIDEIPDEPVRTAFQTVVDGWLAGA, from the coding sequence ATGACCACCGTGACCGAAACCCCCTCCCCCTATCTCGCCCTGATCGACCGGGCGAAGGACGGCCTGCCGGGGGCGGCGCTGTCGTGGGTGCGCGATCTGCGCGCCCAGGGCCGCGAGCGCTTCGCCGCCGACGGCCTGCCCACGGTCAAGAAGGAGGCGTGGAAGTACACCAATCTCCGCGCCCTGGAAAAGATTGCCTTCGATCCCGCCGGCGACGGAGCCGCCGCCCATTTCGACGTGCTGCCCACCATCCGGGCGGCGGGTGAGACCGGACCGCGGCTGGTGTTCGTGGACGGGCGGCTGCGCGCCGACCTGTCGTCGCTGGACGGGCTGCCGGCGGGGGTCACCCTGGCCGGGCTTGCCGCGGGTCTGAGCGCCGACGACGATCTGCTGGCCGACCATCTGGGCAAGCTGGCGCCGCTGGACCAAGCGCCGCTGGCGGCGCTGAACACCGCCTTCCTGGCCGACGGCGCGGTGCTGCGGGTGGGCCGCGGGGTGACGGTGGAGCCGGTGATCGAACTGGTCTTCGTCACGCTGGGCGACGAGGCCCGCCCCACCGCCTTCAATCCCCGCACCCTGATCGTGGTGGAAACCAACGCCAAGGCGACGGTGGTGGAACACCATGTGGGGCTGGGCACCGGCACCACGCTGGCCAACCACGTCACCGAGGTGTTCGTGGCCGACGGTGCCACGCTCGGCCACTACAAGGCCCAGCGGGAAGCCATGGGCGCCTATCACATCGCCACCACCGCCGCGCGGGTGGGCCGGGACGCCAGCTACGTCAACTTCATCCTGACCACGGGTGCGAAGCTGTCGCGCAACGAGGTGTGGACGGAGCTGGCCGGCACCGGGGCCACCTGTCACGTGTCGGGCGGCTATCTGGTGCGCGGCGATCAGCACTGCGACACCACCACGGTCATCGACCACGCCGCCCCTCACGGCACCAGCCGCGAGGTCTACAAGGGCGCCATCGACGGTCGGGCGCGGGCGGTGTTCCAGGGCAAGATCATCGTGCGCCCCGGCGCGCAGAAGACCGACGGCCACCAGTTGAACCGCGCGCTGCTGCTGTCCGACGCCGCCGAGATCGACGCCAAGCCCGAGCTTGAGATCTACGCCGACGACGTGAAGTGCAGCCACGGCGCCACCGCCGGGGAGCTGGACGATACGGCCCTGTTCTACCTGCGCGCCCGCGGCATCGACCGCGACACCGCGCGCGCGCTGCTGACCGCCGCCTTCGTGGCGGAGGCCATCGACGAAATCCCGGATGAGCCGGTGCGCACCGCCTTCCAGACCGTCGTTGACGGCTGGCTGGCCGGCGCGTGA
- the sufC gene encoding Fe-S cluster assembly ATPase SufC produces the protein MIEIKNLHATVDGKEILKGIDLSVGPGEVHAIMGPNGSGKSTLSYVLAGRDGYEVTEGSVTYFGKDLLALEPEERAAEGVFLAFQYPVEIPGVANTTFLKSAINAQRKYHGESELDAMQFLKLIREKTKALGMTDEMLRRAVNVGFSGGEKKRNETLQMAVLQPKFAILDETDSGLDIDALKIVAEGVNALRSPERSMLVITHYQRLLDYIVPDYVHVLAHGRIQRSGGKELALELEQKGYKEFGVDEAA, from the coding sequence ATGATCGAAATCAAGAACCTGCACGCCACGGTGGATGGCAAGGAAATCCTGAAGGGCATCGACCTGAGCGTCGGTCCGGGCGAGGTCCACGCCATCATGGGACCGAACGGGTCGGGCAAGAGCACGCTGTCCTACGTCCTGGCCGGGCGCGACGGGTACGAGGTGACCGAGGGGTCGGTCACCTATTTCGGCAAGGATCTCCTGGCCCTGGAGCCGGAGGAGCGCGCGGCGGAGGGGGTGTTCCTGGCCTTCCAGTACCCGGTGGAAATCCCCGGCGTCGCCAACACCACCTTCCTGAAATCGGCCATCAACGCCCAGCGGAAGTATCACGGCGAATCCGAACTGGACGCCATGCAGTTCCTGAAGCTGATCCGCGAGAAGACCAAGGCGCTTGGCATGACCGACGAGATGCTGCGCCGCGCGGTCAACGTCGGGTTCTCGGGCGGTGAGAAGAAGCGCAACGAGACGCTCCAGATGGCGGTGCTCCAGCCGAAATTCGCCATCCTGGACGAAACCGACAGCGGCCTGGACATCGACGCGCTGAAGATCGTGGCCGAGGGGGTGAACGCGCTGCGCTCGCCCGAACGCTCCATGCTGGTCATCACCCACTACCAGCGCCTGCTGGACTACATCGTGCCCGATTACGTCCATGTGCTGGCCCACGGCCGCATCCAGCGGTCGGGCGGCAAGGAACTGGCCCTGGAGCTGGAACAGAAGGGCTACAAGGAATTCGGCGTGGACGAGGCGGCCTGA
- a CDS encoding GIY-YIG nuclease family protein, with product MSRGSGDMSPDSGCCGNTFWIPAFAGMTTKSGFFQVKGSLRRKATSVEKRFFVYILASRRNGTLYVGMTSDLPRRMHEHKTGAVPGFTSRHGVRTLVHYEVFEDAEHAIEREKRLKTWNRPWKLNLIEKDNPMWCDLTDTLNH from the coding sequence GTGAGCCGCGGCAGCGGCGACATGAGTCCCGACAGTGGTTGCTGTGGAAACACCTTCTGGATCCCAGCCTTCGCTGGGATGACGACGAAGAGTGGTTTTTTTCAGGTGAAAGGGTCTTTACGGAGAAAGGCAACCAGCGTGGAGAAACGGTTCTTTGTCTACATCCTCGCCAGCCGCCGGAATGGCACGCTGTACGTGGGGATGACATCGGACCTTCCACGCCGGATGCATGAGCACAAGACCGGAGCCGTTCCGGGGTTCACCAGCCGCCATGGCGTCCGCACCCTCGTCCATTACGAGGTGTTCGAGGACGCCGAGCACGCCATCGAGCGGGAAAAGCGGCTGAAAACCTGGAACCGGCCCTGGAAACTGAACCTGATCGAGAAGGACAATCCAATGTGGTGCGATCTGACGGACACGCTCAATCATTGA
- the sufB gene encoding Fe-S cluster assembly protein SufB, producing the protein MAGSTETAEQVRAFTDQKYKYGFTTDIEADVAPKGLNEDIVRFISAKKGEPEWLLEWRLRAYRAWLTMEEPAWAKLDYGPIDYQDAHYYAAPKMGSKPKSLDEVDPELLRTYEKLGIPLREQEILAGVEGSEGKTPAIAVDAVFDSVSVATTFKAKLEEKGIIFCAISEAVQKHPDLVKQYLGSVVPYTDNYFATLNSAVFTDGSFVYIPKGVRCPMELSTYFRINQANTGQFERTLIIADEGAYVSYLEGCTAPKRDENQLHAAVVELVALDNATIKYSTVQNWYPGDENGVGGIYNFVTKRGACRGVNSKISWTQVETGSAITWKYPSCILQGDNSVGEFYSVAITNNRQQADTGTKMIHIGKNTRSTIVSKGISAGKAQQTYRGLVKILPKAEGARNHTQCDSLLIGSECGAHTVPYIENRNRSARVEHEATTAKISDDQLFYCRQRGLSEEDAVSLIVNGFCKEVLKELPMEFAVEAQKLVGISLEGSVG; encoded by the coding sequence ATGGCTGGCTCGACGGAAACCGCCGAACAGGTCCGCGCCTTCACCGACCAGAAGTACAAGTACGGCTTCACCACCGACATCGAAGCCGACGTGGCGCCCAAGGGCCTGAACGAGGACATCGTCCGCTTCATCTCCGCCAAGAAGGGGGAGCCGGAGTGGCTGTTGGAATGGCGCCTGCGCGCGTACCGCGCGTGGCTGACCATGGAGGAGCCGGCGTGGGCCAAGCTCGACTACGGCCCCATCGACTATCAGGACGCCCATTACTATGCGGCGCCCAAGATGGGATCGAAGCCCAAGTCGCTGGACGAGGTGGACCCGGAACTGCTGCGCACCTATGAAAAGCTGGGCATCCCGCTGCGCGAGCAGGAGATCCTGGCCGGGGTGGAGGGCAGCGAGGGCAAGACCCCGGCCATCGCCGTGGACGCGGTGTTCGACAGCGTGTCGGTCGCCACCACCTTCAAGGCGAAGCTGGAGGAAAAGGGCATCATCTTCTGCGCCATTTCCGAAGCGGTGCAGAAGCATCCCGATCTGGTAAAGCAGTATCTGGGATCGGTGGTGCCCTACACCGACAACTATTTCGCCACCCTGAACTCGGCGGTGTTCACCGACGGTTCCTTCGTCTACATCCCCAAGGGGGTGCGGTGCCCGATGGAACTGTCCACCTATTTCCGCATCAACCAGGCCAACACCGGCCAGTTCGAGCGCACGCTGATCATCGCCGACGAAGGCGCCTATGTCTCGTATCTGGAGGGCTGCACGGCGCCCAAGCGCGACGAGAACCAGCTTCACGCCGCCGTGGTGGAACTGGTGGCGCTGGACAACGCCACCATCAAATATTCCACGGTGCAGAACTGGTATCCCGGCGACGAGAACGGGGTGGGCGGCATCTACAACTTCGTCACCAAGCGCGGTGCGTGCCGCGGGGTGAACTCCAAGATTTCGTGGACGCAGGTGGAAACCGGCTCGGCCATCACCTGGAAGTACCCGAGTTGCATCCTGCAGGGCGACAATTCGGTGGGCGAGTTCTATTCCGTCGCCATCACCAACAACCGCCAGCAGGCCGACACCGGCACCAAGATGATCCACATCGGCAAGAACACCCGCAGCACAATCGTGTCCAAGGGGATTTCCGCCGGCAAGGCCCAGCAGACCTACCGCGGGTTGGTGAAGATCCTGCCCAAGGCCGAAGGGGCGCGCAACCACACCCAGTGCGACAGCCTGCTGATCGGCAGCGAGTGCGGCGCTCACACGGTGCCCTACATCGAGAACCGCAACCGCTCCGCCCGCGTGGAGCACGAGGCGACCACCGCCAAGATCAGCGACGACCAGCTTTTCTACTGCCGTCAGCGCGGCCTGTCGGAAGAGGACGCGGTGTCGCTGATCGTCAACGGCTTCTGCAAGGAGGTTCTGAAGGAACTGCCCATGGAATTCGCCGTGGAAGCGCAGAAGCTGGTGGGCATCAGCCTGGAAGGCAGCGTGGGGTAA